Proteins encoded within one genomic window of Stigmatopora argus isolate UIUO_Sarg chromosome 21, RoL_Sarg_1.0, whole genome shotgun sequence:
- the fabp4a gene encoding fatty acid binding protein 4a has protein sequence MVEKFVGTWKMISSDNFDDYMKAIGVGFAIRQVGNRTKPNLILTVDDQGTVSMKTQSTFKTSEIKFKLNEPFEETTADDRKTRTVISLENGKLVQKQCWDGKETSIEREVTDGKLIARCIMGDVVAVRTYVREA, from the exons ATGGTTGAGAAGTTTGTCGGAACATGGAAGATGATTTCCAGCGATAATTTTGACGACTACATGAAAGCAATAG GGGTGGGCTTCGCCATCCGGCAGGTGGGCAACCGCACCAAGCCCAACTTGATCTTGACGGTGGACGACCAAGGCACCGTGAGCATGAAGACACAGAGCACCTTCAAGACCTCCGAGATCAAATTCAAACTCAACGAGCCCTTTGAGGAGACCACGGCCGACGACAGAAAGACTCGG ACCGTGATCAGCTTGGAAAATGGCAAACTTGTGCAGAAACAATGCTGGGACGGGAAAGAGACCAGCATCGAGAGGGAAGTGACAGATGGGAAATTAATAGCG AGGTGCATCATGGGAGATGTAGTGGCAGTGAGGACCTACGTGAGAGAAGCGTGA
- the mrpl53 gene encoding large ribosomal subunit protein mL53 gives MAASGKATVVLKAVKKVVIHFCPFEANTRSIREFLVAVGSEKARSTNLNCEVTSVVKHDKSEPVVDITYVDGERLLMKSANLTSGEMLSVFKDRCSAKDPQAQTTAK, from the exons ATGGCAGCCTCCGGTAAAGCAACCGTAGTGCTAAAAGCAGTAAAGAAAGTCGTTATCCACTTTTGTCCTTTTGAGGCAAATACCCGATCGATTCG GGAATTCCTTGTGGCGGTGGGCTCGGAGAAAGCCAGATCCACCAATTTAAATTGTGAGGTGACATCCGTGGTGAAACACGACAAATCAGAACCTGTAGTGGATATCACTTATG TTGACGGCGAGCGGCTGCTGATGAAAAGCGCCAACCTGACCAGCGGCGAGATGCTCAGCGTCTTCAAGGACCGATGCAGCGCCAAGGATCCCCAGGCTCAAACCACTGCCAAATGA